DNA from Malus sylvestris chromosome 11, drMalSylv7.2, whole genome shotgun sequence:
ATACAATCATACTAAAATTGAGTTAAAACTAATTTAATGTGTGGCATGATTGCCTTATTGATCCAGTTATAGAAGATTTAGATGGTCAAACACCAGTGACTTTCGAATATACTTGTGCTTCAATATTTTAGGCAATAATGTGaaatttttgaaaggttgtGCCTGattagaaacaaaataaaatgtgaGGGATGTATTTTGCAATGAgtatatttttgctcaccattcTTAAGTGGTGATAATGCTCGTCAATCTACTTATAATtattagatgagtttaaattttgaaatttgtatatatctattacacaaattttaaaatttaaactcattaaAAAGTAATAATACGGTGATAAGCACCAACATCACTAGAGGCGGAGGAAAATATCTTCTTTTGTAATTAGCTTTAAGTGGAGGGTATGAAGGATGTTGTAATATGGAGGAGGACATGGATCCCACGCCAAGTTGGAATATAAACATAGAAAATTCTAGGAaagtcttttttctttcttatcttTTTCTATATATGTGaaaatacaaaatatatttCCCCAATTTTTGAACTTCTCATCTTCTTTCAATCTCGGATTCTGTCAAATCCCAATCGCGCAATCTCCTGGTATTCTTCCCCTTCTCATCCAATTCTCTATTACtctgagatttttgtttttgtttttaatttatgtgAAATAAAGGTATCCGCTTTAATCTGTGATTTTGtgggaaattagggtttggattttgggaaattagggtttgttttggctCGCGATCTGGTTttgattaggttttttttttctgggtttttcaggttgtgttttgtgtgattgtgtgtgtttgtaggtgTTGTCATGGCATCTAAACGGATCTTGAAGGAGCTCAAGGATTTGCAGAAGGACCCCCCTACCTCATGCAGTGCTGGTATTTGCTCCTTTTCCTTGGACAAATCCCTTGTCTTTTTGTTAAATTTGGATCCCATATATAAAATTGTCTTAGAAATGTAGATGGTAGTTCCAATTGCAGCGAATTAGCGGGGTTTTTTTGATGATTTCTACTGTTTCCAGCTTCGATTTTTAGCAAAAAATTGGCCCCTTTTCATCAATtggacagaaaagaaaaaaaactgaaattttaaCCCTTTGCTTTATCGATTAGGAAATAAAGATGTAGCAAATTTGGGGATGGTCCATTTGGGAGCGAAACAATCCTCCTTTAATGGTTTAACTGATGTAAAAAAGTGATGGTAGGATATTCTCGCATTGTGGTGGGTTTTGTATGGGTCTCGTATGCTGGGTCATGCATCTTATGTTTCTCGGGTATATGCATATTTTGATCACtttactgaacttggcatacaTTCTTCTTGTGGGTTTCTCTTTCATGGATTATAGGTCCTGTGGCCGAGGACATGTTCCATTGGCAGGCAACAATTATGGGACCTGGTGATAGCCCATACACAGGTGGTGTTTTTCTAGTTTCAATTCATTTCCCTCCAGATTATCCATTCAAGCCTCCAAAGGTACAAATAGAAAAACCGGGTCCTCATGTTTCTTTATGTAGTTGTGGTCATGTTTCTCCATACAGTATCATTATTGAAACATGAGCTTTCGTGAGTCATATAATGGGTGAAATGGGTACCTGCACAAAGTCTTTAGTTATCTATTTGTACACGCAGGTGATTCGTTACAATGTTCTCTGCAGTTTATGTGAGGGGAACTTCATGTGTATCATATCTGGAATTTTATTTTAGCCATAAGCTGCAGATGCATTTATTGGACACAGTTCATTTTTAAGTAGTTGTCATTCATGATGTACCAGGCCACATTACAATTATATTCAAGCTTTTTTCTTCTCCTGTATTTTGTTTTGGAAGGGGTTGGGAGGGATGTGTCTGTGCGAGAGAGAGATTGCATTTTGAAGTAGTGTTGGTTACTGATATCGCATTTCGATTTTATGTCTGTTAGTGGGAGTGTTATATAATACCAAGTTAGAAACTGTCTACAAACTGATTACTCCTTTAGGGGCTTTAGGTTCTTCTGCCATCAACATTCAGTTGGCCAAAATATCCTGTATATCAGCTGTATCTTTGTTTAAAGtgattcttctttttatttgattttaatgttaAAATGTTCTTTTTGTTCACAATTGATATTCGGGATATTCAGGGATATGTGTTTTCGAATTCAATAAAGTGGCAAGGTGTTTATCCGTTCCCTCAGTTTTTCATGAATCGTGTTTATCTTAGAATACTTTTAAAATTGTACGACAAAAGCTTATTATTGTAAAATCATGTTATCTATAGCAGGTGCccattttatgtttttggctTCTTAGTTATCTCTGGTAGAATTTTAGAGGCTAACTCAAGTTGCGTGTGTAGTCTAAGGCTTTTGGTCTACTTGTGATTGTTTCAGAATTTGTCTCTTGATAGTCTAGAATGTAGAGCCTAACAACTCAAGTTCCATTTCAGGTTGCATTTAGGACCAAGGTATTCCACCCAAACATTAATAGCAATGGAAGCATATGTCTTGATATTCTCAAAGAACAATGGAGCCCGGCACTAACCATTTCCAAGGTTTGTGTAATTATTTTGTTCTTGTCAGAATTCGTTTTGTGTGTGGGACTACAACAGCTGTGGCTTATGTCCCCTTATCAGATTAAAAGGAGATGTCCTGTGGCTGCATCCTAATGCACCTACATCTCATTCCAAGCCCTGTTGCATCATGCGACTTGCAACTGGTGCTGTGAGACGTATTCATCATGTGCGATCCTACTTTTCACTCCATGTCCTGTTGTATCACTTGAGATGGGATGAGTGATACGGCTCGAGCATGTGGGTGTGCCTAAAAAAGATGAGATGTCATCATTTTACGGGATGAAGTTAAAATACAGAGCAAGTAACATGGTATGCTGATGAGATGTCGTCATTTTGTGGGATGGATTTAACGTTGATTCCTTTTAATCTGATAAAGGCACTAAATTCAGTTCCGTAACTTCGTTTGATATGGGTTATAATGTGTATCAAATGAACTTGTGTTTCAGGTGCTGCTGTCCATATGCTCTCTGTTGACGGACCCCAACCCCGACGACCCGCTTGTCCCTGAAATTGCACACATGTACAAGACGGACAGGGCAAAGTATGAAGCCACTGCTCGCAGTTGGACTCAGAAGTACGCGATGGGGTAAAACCAAAGGTTCCGGCATTTGTTATAAGGCTTGCAAATGCACGAACTCCATCTCCTTTTAAGTGAACTTtggaaatattgaaaatttaTCTATTTTGTGAGACTTAAAGTTGATCAAGGAACAAGTTCACATTTGTGAATATTCATTTGAAGGCATTCGAGATGGAAGGAAAAAACGAGTGTAATGTATCGATGCTATGATATTTAAGTGAATggtttgtttgttgaagaaataaTGCTTTTTAAGAGCACGATTGCTTTAGAGTGCCTGGTTAAACACCATCCAAATGAAAGCGATTTTGTGTTCAGGTCGATGAACCCGTTTGGAAGTGATCCTCGGAGGGATAGAATCACTTCTTGGAAGAAGCACATGAGAGGCGCTTCTCCATAACACTACTGCCCCTTGTGCCTTCAGAAGAGTGTCACTTTTGTCCCTCCTAGAATCACTTCCAAAGATGAAACGATGTGTTACACCGAATCCATTTGTATGTGTTACTTGACGTGGGTTAGGCCAAGTGGCCATAAAGTTTCCCGCTTCCTTGCTCCCAAGTTCGAGTCCCTTTCCCGAGTTTAGAGCAACGAGAACTATTCCTTACGTGCGTATATTGTGATGCTTCTTAAGCTCTTTTATCATGAAGGGAACGTCGTATATATCTATGATATAGAATAATGTACacatatttcttttgttttttttatcattgGTAGCTATAAAGCGCAGAACTTGTGAATTGGATGCGAACGAGTCACACCGATGGGCACTTGTGGTTGTGGTGGTGCAAGGTTTGGCACCGAATGATGTGCTCCGTTTGAATTTTCATGTCTAGAAGCCACGTGGCATCATGGGTTCTTCTCTTTCCAAGTTCCAATATCAATCTTCTAGATTTCCTTCTATTAGGTGAAAAGTTTTCTTGATTAACTTTAATGCATCCGATCCTGAGCGAGAGATTTAAAACACGATATTTTGAATGCATAAAAAAAGTTACATGTCGGTTGGAGTAAAGAGGTAGCCGAAGCACACACCCCTTTCTTTCACCCCACCCCATCCTAGCTCCCGTAATTCGCCCCTTGCCATTTCGCTACCCTTTCTGAAGAATTTGTCAAAAATTTTGCTCCCAAGATAGTTAAACTTAAGGGCGAGTAAGGGCAATAACCTTCGTTCGACGTTACGTGTATCCACCCCTTAATATGTGAGTCATAGATTCTCGATGCCCAGGTAACATGGACAGTCCTAGATTCTTAAACTAATAATACAAGAAGTTAGGTCATGCATGATTTAAAAGAAACGTCATCACAAACTGCTGGAAAAAATTAACCCTATTTTAATTCCCCATTAAATTTAAGTGTGCACTTTGAGGGGGCAAATTAAGATATCTTTGATTAACTTATCGCTTGGTTGACAAGCAACGAACCTCCATCTCCAGTCTCTTTGTCCCAACCCTAATCATGCATGATTGCTCACTTTTCTCACGTGCTGGCTGATGGATTGGGGGTCTATCGTTGCCTTTGCTTCCTCCCGAAGCATAAACCAACCCTATCAACTTTTCGACGTTTTTCAGtggttttcatttcatttaatttaattttgaacCCATCTCTATGTATGTAATGCCGCCACAAGGTGTGATAGGTTGAAGAGAAAAGTAGGATTACATATACAATTATTAATAGGTTTTGACAAATTTACTCTCTACCTATGTTATTTTGACTCAATCCAATTCTTGATTAAAATAATTCAATGGTGTCTTCTTTTCATGGCTCGACCTCTTGTATATAACGAGCCgtttatttttatgtaaaatcacAATTTGACACTATACAATAAAATAAAGAGAATCTTAAATAGTGGAGTCACATTATTAGACTTGTGTGACCGTCCAATAACAAGCAATTAAGTGTTACAACTAATATCAGTGTGTGGCTAGAtgaagaaaaacacaaaaatattaTAAGTGTAAAACAAAGTGGGATCAAACAGAACCAGTTGCCGTACTGAAGATTTTTAACCCAGAATAGGGCTTTTTTTTCAGTAAAGGGATTAGGTTTGATGGGgtcaaagaaaattaaaattgggtCCATAAGCTGATATTTGTATACGATGATCGTGATGTATATGGCCTGGCATGCACCTATCATTCCATCACCCATgcgttgaagaagaaaaaagacacCGTTTGAGTCTCAATTTTTAGCACACAAACTAAACAGTTTCATATACGCTGCAGAAGCTGTGGACAGTAAAAAGTTAAAGCCACAGCTTCCCGATTAGGTGGAAAAAAGAGTCTAAAGAGAAGCATGCTTTTGGAGACGCACCAACATACCAaacggaaagggatcctctacGGATCCCTTCCATCAAATCCACAAAATCTATTAATTTGgatatttaaaatttgattcaacggctattataacttttaaagaagACTCATATTTTTAACtcttggatcaaattttaagagcTCGGATtagtggatttggtggaagagatccaaagaggatccctttccataCCAAACACAGTAAAAGGCAGAGAAAAAGAGCTGCATGCTAACTAGAGAAACCGCGTGGTCGGTTTCAAACATGTAAAACGTGAATTAGCATTGTGTCTCCAATTGTATATCTCTTTGTATTCATCACTCTCGTTATGTGTACGTCAGACACAATGCAAGTTACTTTCTCTCATTTAGCAAAACTTATTGTGCTATCTTAAGCAGAATACAAGTACATCCTCTCATTTAGTAAGACACATATAGGTCTCATATGAAAACACATTACTAGAGCATAACTATCATTTACGATGTACGTGTAAACTATTTACACTAATATTATTGTATATAGACACCACCTGGAGTTCAGAAAATAGACATACGAGGTGTTTTGAGAACTCTCCGAATGTTTTGCACGGTTCTTTTTCTATCAACCAAGTGTTTGATGTAATACCTGCTAAGCATTATCTCGACAGATTGCGTGAACAACACTGATCAACAAATTATCTTGATATCACTCATCAAATGTTCGACGAAGTACCTAAGTGaataaactgattttttttttgcgctGCATACTCTATTTCTATCTAAAAAACTTGAACCTTTAATATGGGAAGACCCAAGATTCGAATCTTGTACACAATATAAAAAcggggaactttaacgaaaactcccgatactgttcattttaacgaaaaaccatatttttacactaaaaaatcaatcatgatactattcactttaccctttattttgtccttatcgttaaaactcaaagttttcaaatcatttttattacTTTTCCTTATAAAAACAGTTTGTTGTTAAGGATTTTTTAGGGAAAAGTTATGCATCGACCGACCCTATATATACACAGATGTGTTGGCTGAGGAAACTCTACTTTGCTATAGAATTTCAATATTAAATTGGAGAAGGAAAAAATCAGAGAGGGAGGACTAATTAGAGGAAAAGTTAGGCAATTTGTGAGCGTGAGTAGTggggttgtttttgtttgtggaATGAAAACGAGAGGTAAGAGGAACCGAGGAAGAGGCCAACTGACACGCGTCAACAGAGAGGTTTGTTTTCCCGCTTAACACTCCAGACCATGACTAATGACCCATGGCCCATGACTAATGACCCATGGCCCATGACCCGCTCACATACGTACTCCCCCAGTCCCCCTCACTCACGATATAATTTACAACCATTCCCTAAGTCAAagtaaatataaattaaattaaacaaaagaaaacaccaGACAtataaagggagttttaacgaaaagcccgtggtactgttcactttaacgaaaaatcatatttttacactaaaaagtcaaacatggtactattcactttaccctttattttatctttatcgttaaaactcaaagttttcagtcattttcattaattttcctaaatATAAAACATAACAAACAGGGGTCACAGTGGGTAATTTCACAAGAAAGCAATACATTTTCGTTACGACTTAGTTTTATTGGTTTTGAAAATAGTATGtagcttaattaattaagagtaTTTATTTATGCACTTGAAATTATGAGTACAACTTTTCACTTGCCCAACATCACTTGTAGAAAAATagaaggaaactttaacgaaaaaatcaatcattatattatttattttactctttattttgtctttttcgttaaaactcaaagttttcaagccattttcattagttttctcaAAATAGAATTGGTATTCACACTTTACATTCATTCTCTGTGCACCTCTATTTATTTTGAGAGTTGTTATTGACATTAAAAAGATTATTCTCCTTCCTAAAcatgtggaaaaaaaaacaaaggagaaCATGTATTTTCAAAAGTATGAATACAGACTTTTAATCAAAAGTAAAATCGGACGAGACTAAACACACAATAAGTGGCGGATAAATTAATTTTCTAAAGTTTATGCAGgcgttgtatattttcttaaaaataatACTGAGAATACCAAATTTGGAAACCAAACCATTTCCACATTTGTGTATTCTATTCCTATCCTATCCATGACTTCCATGCACTATAAATACACTTTACCCTTCCCATTTTTCTCCGTTTTCCTTCTCTCCCAAACCTGCAAAGGGGTTTTATCAGTAGCTCACTCTCTGCCAAAAGCCTCCATACAGCTCCCCTTTGCAGTTCCTCCCTCTTCTCTTttgctccttcttcttccttccactCC
Protein-coding regions in this window:
- the LOC126590899 gene encoding ubiquitin-conjugating enzyme E2 28-like, whose amino-acid sequence is MASKRILKELKDLQKDPPTSCSAGPVAEDMFHWQATIMGPGDSPYTGGVFLVSIHFPPDYPFKPPKVAFRTKVFHPNINSNGSICLDILKEQWSPALTISKVLLSICSLLTDPNPDDPLVPEIAHMYKTDRAKYEATARSWTQKYAMG